The Nitrospinaceae bacterium genome window below encodes:
- a CDS encoding molecular chaperone DnaK — protein MNSDKLHSYLSLLKEIRKNLLGDVEKNFKVSQEETPEPLPDITDGAAQAYTNELLTSLGEQDWQKLKQVDEAIEKINKGEYGICSTCDQPIPEARLEVMPFAKFCVECMSKIEREPETQTQNFEEGDFEGNL, from the coding sequence ATGAACTCAGATAAATTACATTCTTATCTATCCCTGCTGAAAGAAATCAGAAAAAACCTGTTGGGAGATGTAGAAAAAAACTTCAAAGTCAGCCAGGAAGAAACACCGGAACCGCTTCCCGACATAACGGACGGAGCCGCTCAAGCCTATACCAACGAATTGCTGACAAGTCTGGGAGAGCAGGACTGGCAAAAACTGAAACAGGTTGACGAAGCCATCGAAAAAATCAATAAAGGGGAATACGGAATCTGCTCCACCTGTGATCAGCCCATTCCGGAAGCCCGTCTTGAAGTGATGCCTTTCGCAAAGTTTTGCGTGGAATGTATGAGCAAAATTGAACGCGAACCGGAAACTCAAACACAAAATTTTGAAGAAGGGGATTTTGAAGGAAACCTTTGA
- a CDS encoding nicotinate-nicotinamide nucleotide adenylyltransferase, which produces MVAASKRRVGILGGSFDPVHNGHIGLAIQVRERFHLDGILFIPAYISPHKLNKRPTASNHRLAMLRLATASQPFFSISAIELVRKKVSFTIDTLTALLRKRPETEFYLIVGMDAFEGFNTWKAVHRLLELCHVIVAARPGYASEKVEETLTKIFIDSSTPYAPGIREGDMLRYNHLEKKTTLSFFDLPPVAVSSSQIRERIRGGEEIKNMLPPEVENYIIENQLYRSNSHP; this is translated from the coding sequence ATGGTGGCTGCAAGCAAAAGGCGAGTGGGAATCCTGGGCGGGTCCTTCGATCCGGTTCATAACGGCCATATAGGGCTGGCAATCCAGGTTCGAGAAAGGTTCCACCTGGACGGCATTCTTTTCATTCCGGCGTATATTTCCCCCCACAAATTGAACAAGAGGCCCACCGCGTCGAACCATCGTTTGGCCATGCTTCGTTTGGCCACTGCCTCTCAACCCTTTTTTTCGATCTCTGCGATCGAGCTTGTAAGAAAAAAAGTGTCGTTCACTATCGATACCCTGACCGCTCTACTCAGAAAAAGACCCGAAACCGAGTTTTATCTCATTGTGGGAATGGATGCTTTTGAAGGATTTAATACCTGGAAAGCCGTTCACCGGCTATTGGAACTGTGCCACGTCATCGTTGCGGCTCGTCCGGGATATGCTTCAGAGAAAGTCGAGGAAACATTGACAAAAATTTTCATCGATTCTTCCACACCGTATGCACCGGGAATACGGGAGGGGGACATGCTGAGATATAACCATCTTGAAAAAAAAACCACCCTCAGTTTTTTTGACCTCCCGCCGGTCGCAGTTTCTTCAAGCCAAATAAGAGAAAGGATTCGCGGCGGTGAGGAAATTAAAAATATGTTGCCACCCGAAGTCGAAAATTATATTATTGAAAATCAACTTTACCGATCTAATTCCCACCCCTGA
- the rsfS gene encoding ribosomal silencing factor RsfS encodes MKEPLNSLQRVVVDAAAEKKADDILILDLRNRSDLTDFFMICSGNSKAQVQAITDSIREKIYKTDYKLSAVEGYSAGNWVVVDLGDIFVHVFHKDARNHYDLERLWGDVPVIKAVGQ; translated from the coding sequence ATGAAAGAGCCTTTGAACAGTCTGCAACGCGTTGTAGTGGACGCTGCAGCAGAAAAAAAAGCCGACGACATCCTGATTCTGGATTTGCGTAACCGCTCGGACCTGACGGATTTTTTTATGATCTGCAGTGGGAATTCCAAAGCGCAGGTGCAGGCGATCACGGACTCCATTCGGGAAAAAATTTATAAGACCGATTATAAATTGTCCGCGGTGGAGGGCTACTCTGCAGGGAATTGGGTGGTTGTGGATTTGGGAGATATCTTCGTCCATGTGTTTCATAAGGACGCGCGAAACCACTATGACCTTGAGCGTTTGTGGGGAGATGTTCCCGTCATAAAAGCTGTTGGCCAATGA